The following are encoded together in the Candidatus Acidiferrales bacterium genome:
- a CDS encoding recombinase family protein, producing the protein MKRAAIYARVSTHNGQNPEMQLDELRAYCKRREWELAGEYVDTGFSGAKEHRPALDRLLSDCRKRLVDAVVVYRYDRFARSLRQLVNALEEFRALGIDFVSLHEGVDTSTPNGRLIFGIFALIAEFERELSPWNVSAGHSSPLRRN; encoded by the coding sequence ATGAAGCGCGCAGCGATTTACGCCAGGGTGAGCACACACAACGGGCAGAACCCCGAGATGCAGCTTGACGAGCTGCGCGCCTACTGCAAGCGGCGCGAGTGGGAGCTCGCCGGCGAATACGTTGACACAGGATTTAGCGGTGCCAAAGAACACCGGCCGGCCTTAGACCGTTTGCTGTCCGACTGCCGCAAGAGATTGGTGGATGCCGTGGTTGTCTACCGCTACGACCGCTTTGCCCGTAGCCTGCGCCAGCTGGTGAACGCGCTCGAAGAGTTCCGCGCTTTGGGGATTGACTTTGTGAGCCTGCACGAAGGCGTGGACACCTCGACACCCAATGGTCGCTTGATATTCGGCATCTTTGCCTTGATTGCCGAGTTCGAGCGGGAGCTATCGCCCTGGAATGTTTCCGCGGGCCACAGTAGTCCATTACGGCGGAACTAG